The window GATAAAAGTCCTCAACGGAGGACTTGAACGGCGTCTTCTCGACGCTGCCGGCCTTGCCCGCAAGGGTCTTGATCGCCGAAGCATCGCCGGCCTCGATCTGGTCGAGCCGGATCAGATGCGGTACCGCCTTGAAGATCGCCTGCCGCAACGCCGCCAGCGAATCGTAAGGCAGTTTCTTGCCGAGCACGTCAGACAGCGCGCGGATCACCGCCCAGTCCTCCCTCGCCTCCCCCGGCGGGAACGCGGCACGGGCCGCCATCTGCACGCGGCCTTCGGTGTTGACGTAGATGCCGGACTTTTCGGTGTAGGCTGCGCCCGGCAGGATCACGTCGGCGCGATGCGCGCCGCGGTCGCCGTGGGTGCCAATATAGACCACGAATGTGCCGTCGGCGACCTTCACGTCGTCCGCACCGAGCGAGAACAGCACGTCGAGCGCGCCGGCCGCGGTCATCTGCGCCACATTCAGGCTGCCGGCGCTCGGCGCAAAGCCGATGTCGAGCGCGCCAACCTTCGAAGCAGTGGACTGCAGCACCGCAAAGCCGTTCCAGCCGTCCTTGATGGCGCCGAAATCCGACGCCAGCTTCGCAGCCAGCGCCAGCACCGCGGCGCCATCCGCACGCGACACTGCGCCCGCGCCCACCAGCACGATGGGATTCTTCGCACCCTTCAGCACGTCGGCGAAGGCGTTCTTGCCGGCGGCAAGATCGCTCAGCGAATCCGGGCCGGCGCCGAGATAATCGTAGCGGTAGGTCAGATCGGCCTTCTCGCCGATCACGCCGACCTTCAGCTGACCGGTGCGCCAGCGCTTGCGGATCCGCGCGTTGAGAACGGCGGCTTCCTTGCGCGGGTTGGAGCCGACGATCAGCAGCGCGTCGGCCTGCTCGATGCCGGCGATGGTCGGGTTGAAGATATAGGAGGCGCGGCCGGCGGCCGGATCGAAGGCGCTGCCATCCTGGGTCGCCAGATTGGCCGAGCCCATCTTCGCCAGCAGTTCCTTCAACGCGAACATTTCCTCCACCGCGGCGAGATCGCCGGCGATGGCACCGATCTTCTTAGCCTCGGTGCGGGCCACCTTCGCGGCGATGACGCCGAAGGCTTCGGCCCAGGTCGCAGCGCGCAGCTTGCCGTTCTCGCGGATGTAGGGCCGATCAAGCCGCTGGGTGCGCAGGCCATCGACGATGTGGCGGGTCTTGTCGGAAATCCATTCCTCGTTCACCGCCTCGTTGACGCGCGGCAGGATGCGCATCACTTCGCGGCCGCGGGTATCGACCCGGATCGCCGAGCCGACAGCGTCCATTACATCGATGGACTGGGTCTTGCCGAGTTCCCAGGGCCGCGCCGCAAAGGCATAGGGCTTCGAGGTCAGCGCGCCGACCGGGCAGATGTCGACCAGGTTGCCCTGCAGTTCCGAGGTCAGTGCGGTTTCGAGGTAGCTGGTGATCTCCATGTCCTCGCCGCGACCGGTGGCGCCCATCTCCGGCACGCCGCAGACTTCGGTGGCGAAGCGGACGCAGCGCGTGCACTGGATGCAGCGGTTCATCGAGGTCTTGACCAAAGCGCCAAGGTACTTGTCCTCGACGGCGCGCTTGTTCTCGGCGAAGCGGCTGGAGTCGACGCCGTAGCCCATCGCCTGGTCCTGCAGATCGCACTCGCCGCCCTGATCGCAGATCGGGCAATCCAGCGGATGGTTGATCAGCAGGAATTCCATCACGCCTTCGCGGGCCTTCTTGACCATCGGCGACCGCGTCGAGATTTCCGGCGGCTCGCCCTTCGGGCCCGGCCGGCAATCGCGCACGCCCCAGGCGCAGCTGGCGACCGGCTTCGGTCCGCCCTTCACTTCGACCAGACACATCCGGCAATTGCCGGCGATCGACAGCCGCTCGTGATAGCAGAAGCGCGGAATCTCGGCGCCCGCCGCCTCACACGCCTGCAGCAGCGTGTATTCGGCGGGGACATCGATCTCTTTGCCGTCGATGATGAGTTTCGTCATGTCTGTTCCGTCGATCTCACGATGAGCGAAGCGTCAAATAAACCAAGAGCGCGAATGTGGTCGCGATCCCCATGATGATGTCGAGTCTGGCCAAGCCTGCCACAACGCGCAGAACGCGATTCATGGACTTTGATGCCATCGTCCCGACTTCCTCTGCCATTGCCCTATTCCGCCGCGATCATATGCGCGGGATCGAGAACTCCCTGGTCATCGACGGTGGCCTTGCGGCTGAAATCATCAATGCGGCGTTCGATCTCCGGGCGGAAGGCGCGGATCAGGCCCTGCACCGGCCACGCCGCGGCATCGCCGAGCGCACAGATGGTATGGCCTTCGACCTGCTTGGTGACTTCGAGCAGCATGTCGATCTCGCGCTTGTGGGCGCGGCCTTCGACCATGCGGTTCAGCACCCTCCACATCCAGCCGGTGCCTTCGCGGCACGGCGTACACTGGCCGCAGCTCTCATGCTTGAAGAAGTAGCTGATGCGGGCGATCGCCGCGACGACGTCGGTGGACTTGTCCATCACAATCACGCCGGCGGTGCCGAAGCTGGACTTGACGGCGCGGGTGCCGTCGAAATCCATGATCAGTTCCTCGCAATCCGCCGCCGGGATCAGCGGGCATGACGCGCCGCCGGGGATGATCGCCAGCAGATTGTCCCAGCCGCCGCGGATGCCGCCGCCGTGCTTCTCGATCAGTTCGCGGAACGGAATGCTCATGGCGTCTTCGACGACGCAGGGCGTGTTGACGTGGCCGGAGATGCCATAAAGTTTGGTGCCGACATTGTTCGGGCGGCCGATGCTGGCGAACCACGACGCGCCGCGGCGCAGGATGTCCGGCGCCACAGCGATCGACTCGACGTTGTTGACCGTGGTCGGGCAGCCGAACAGGCCGACATTGGCCGGGAACGGCGGCTTCAGCCGCGGCTGGCCCTTCTTGCCTTCGAGACTTTCCAGCAGCGCGGTCTCTTCACCGCAGATGTAAGCGCCGGCGCCGTGGGCGACGTAGAGATCGAACGGGAAGCCGTGGATATTGTCCTTGCCGATCAGCTTGGCTGCATAAGCCTGGTCGATCGCCGTCTGCAGGTGCTCGCGTTCCCGAATGAACTCGCCGCGGACGTAGATGTAGCCGACATGGGCGCCCATGGCGCAGCCGCGCGATCAGGCAGCCTTCGACCAACAGATGCGGATCGTGCCGCATGATCT is drawn from Nitrobacteraceae bacterium AZCC 2146 and contains these coding sequences:
- a CDS encoding NADH-quinone oxidoreductase subunit G (product_source=KO:K00336; cath_funfam=2.20.25.90,3.30.70.20,3.40.50.740; cog=COG1034; ko=KO:K00336; pfam=PF00384,PF09326,PF10588,PF13510; smart=SM00929; superfamily=53706,54292,54862; tigrfam=TIGR01973); this encodes MTKLIIDGKEIDVPAEYTLLQACEAAGAEIPRFCYHERLSIAGNCRMCLVEVKGGPKPVASCAWGVRDCRPGPKGEPPEISTRSPMVKKAREGVMEFLLINHPLDCPICDQGGECDLQDQAMGYGVDSSRFAENKRAVEDKYLGALVKTSMNRCIQCTRCVRFATEVCGVPEMGATGRGEDMEITSYLETALTSELQGNLVDICPVGALTSKPYAFAARPWELGKTQSIDVMDAVGSAIRVDTRGREVMRILPRVNEAVNEEWISDKTRHIVDGLRTQRLDRPYIRENGKLRAATWAEAFGVIAAKVARTEAKKIGAIAGDLAAVEEMFALKELLAKMGSANLATQDGSAFDPAAGRASYIFNPTIAGIEQADALLIVGSNPRKEAAVLNARIRKRWRTGQLKVGVIGEKADLTYRYDYLGAGPDSLSDLAAGKNAFADVLKGAKNPIVLVGAGAVSRADGAAVLALAAKLASDFGAIKDGWNGFAVLQSTASKVGALDIGFAPSAGSLNVAQMTAAGALDVLFSLGADDVKVADGTFVVYIGTHGDRGAHRADVILPGAAYTEKSGIYVNTEGRVQMAARAAFPPGEAREDWAVIRALSDVLGKKLPYDSLAALRQAIFKAVPHLIRLDQIEAGDASAIKTLAGKAGSVEKTPFKSSVEDFYLTNPIARASAIMAECSRLASGQMLTAAE
- a CDS encoding hypothetical protein (product_source=Hypo-rule applied; transmembrane_helix_parts=Inside_1_20,TMhelix_21_43,Outside_44_47) — encoded protein: MAEEVGTMASKSMNRVLRVVAGLARLDIIMGIATTFALLVYLTLRSS
- a CDS encoding NADH-quinone oxidoreductase subunit F (product_source=KO:K00335; cog=COG1894; ko=KO:K00335; pfam=PF01512,PF10531,PF10589; smart=SM00928; superfamily=140490,142984): MGAHVGYIYVRGEFIREREHLQTAIDQAYAAKLIGKDNIHGFPFDLYVAHGAGAYICGEETALLESLEGKKGQPRLKPPFPANVGLFGCPTTVNNVESIAVAPDILRRGASWFASIGRPNNVGTKLYGISGHVNTPCVVEDAMSIPFRELIEKHGGGIRGGWDNLLAIIPGGASCPLIPAADCEELIMDFDGTRAVKSSFGTAGVIVMDKSTDVVAAIARISYFFKHESCGQCTPCREGTGWMWRVLNRMVEGRAHKREIDMLLEVTKQVEGHTICALGDAAAWPVQGLIRAFRPEIERRIDDFSRKATVDDQGVLDPAHMIAAE